From Paenibacillus antri, the proteins below share one genomic window:
- a CDS encoding MurR/RpiR family transcriptional regulator: MNGGLVRIREVIDQVNPSERKVAAYILEHPQDMIEQSVAQLAANSGASQAAIVRLCKSLGVKSYQELKLKVAGDLQERKHESSATGYSDIQPNDSIQSIIESVSNNNIQSIRDTVKIVDAAAVERAVAALNGAKRIFFFGVGASNLIAMDAQQKFLRINKTSLSFPDPHVQLTSAVTMTADDAAVGISYSGETSEIIRALTIAKEHGATTISITKYGDNTVSRTADIPLFTSSTETEIRSGAMASRISQLNVVDILYIGVASRNYDSAVTYLEESRRAIRQR, from the coding sequence TTGAACGGCGGATTAGTGCGAATCAGAGAAGTGATCGACCAAGTGAATCCGTCCGAGCGCAAGGTGGCTGCCTACATATTGGAGCACCCGCAGGACATGATCGAGCAGTCCGTGGCGCAGCTCGCCGCGAACAGCGGCGCGAGCCAAGCGGCGATCGTGCGTCTGTGCAAGTCGCTGGGCGTGAAGAGCTACCAAGAATTGAAGCTGAAGGTCGCGGGCGACCTGCAGGAGCGCAAGCACGAGTCTTCCGCGACAGGCTATTCGGACATACAACCGAACGATTCGATTCAATCGATCATCGAGAGCGTCTCGAACAACAACATCCAGTCGATACGCGACACGGTCAAGATCGTGGACGCGGCGGCGGTGGAACGGGCCGTGGCGGCGCTGAACGGGGCGAAGCGCATCTTCTTCTTCGGCGTCGGCGCGTCGAACCTGATCGCGATGGACGCGCAGCAGAAGTTCCTTCGCATCAATAAGACCAGTTTATCGTTCCCGGACCCTCATGTACAACTGACGTCAGCGGTGACGATGACGGCGGACGACGCCGCGGTCGGCATCTCCTATTCGGGCGAGACGAGCGAAATCATCCGGGCGCTGACGATCGCGAAGGAGCATGGCGCCACGACGATCAGCATTACGAAGTACGGCGACAACACGGTCAGCCGAACGGCGGATATTCCGCTGTTCACCTCTTCCACCGAGACGGAAATTCGAAGCGGGGCGATGGCGTCCCGGATTTCCCAACTGAACGTCGTCGACATTTTGTACATCGGCGTCGCCAGCCGGAATTACGATTCGGCCGTCACGTATTTGGAAGAGAGCCGCCGCGCGATTCGACAGCGATAG
- a CDS encoding exo-beta-N-acetylmuramidase NamZ family protein, which yields MQRVITGLERLARQGDPRLAGKRIGLVTNPTGITADFRTAIDVCASLPGARLTALFACEHGLYGEKQAGDRFEDGVDAATGVPVYSLYGPRKAPDASTLEEVDVLLFDIQDLGMRFYTYGSTLVYVLRACAQHGKPLLVLDRPNPLGGERVEGGLLEPGFESMVGAWSMPVRTGLTIGETALMANDALGIGCDVDLVPMEGWTRAMEYPETGLPWVLPSPNIPTIDTARVYAGTCFFEGTCLSEGRGTTRPFEWIGAPWLDGRRLADEMNEYGLPGVRFHPSYATPTFSKHAGALCGGVQLFVTEPARYEAVRTGLTLLHTVARLYPDDFAWLPPFKEGMRPFIDSLAGGEDVRLSIASEDGLARVLEAWSHGAAAWTERRKAYLRY from the coding sequence ATGCAACGAGTCATAACGGGATTGGAGCGGCTGGCGCGGCAGGGCGATCCGCGGCTCGCCGGGAAGCGGATCGGCCTCGTGACGAATCCGACCGGCATAACGGCGGATTTCCGGACGGCGATCGACGTCTGCGCGAGCTTGCCCGGGGCGCGCTTGACCGCGTTATTCGCTTGCGAGCATGGGTTATACGGCGAAAAGCAAGCGGGCGACCGGTTCGAGGACGGCGTCGACGCGGCGACCGGCGTGCCGGTCTACAGTCTGTATGGCCCGCGTAAGGCGCCGGACGCGTCGACGCTGGAGGAGGTCGACGTCCTGCTGTTCGACATTCAGGACTTAGGAATGCGGTTTTACACGTACGGCTCGACGCTGGTGTACGTATTGCGCGCATGCGCGCAGCACGGGAAGCCGCTGCTCGTGCTCGACCGCCCGAACCCGCTCGGCGGGGAGCGCGTCGAGGGCGGCTTGCTCGAGCCGGGCTTCGAGTCGATGGTCGGAGCCTGGTCGATGCCGGTCCGCACGGGGCTGACGATCGGCGAGACGGCGCTGATGGCGAACGACGCGCTCGGCATCGGCTGCGACGTCGATCTCGTGCCGATGGAAGGGTGGACGCGCGCGATGGAATACCCGGAGACGGGACTGCCGTGGGTGCTGCCGTCGCCTAACATTCCGACGATCGATACCGCCCGCGTGTATGCGGGCACTTGCTTTTTCGAGGGGACCTGCTTGTCCGAGGGGCGCGGCACGACGCGGCCGTTCGAGTGGATCGGCGCGCCGTGGCTCGACGGCCGACGGCTCGCGGACGAGATGAACGAGTACGGCTTGCCCGGCGTCCGCTTCCATCCGAGCTATGCGACGCCGACGTTCTCGAAGCATGCAGGCGCGTTGTGCGGCGGGGTGCAGCTGTTCGTGACGGAGCCGGCGCGGTACGAGGCGGTGCGGACGGGCCTTACGCTGCTGCATACAGTAGCTCGGCTGTATCCGGACGACTTCGCGTGGCTGCCGCCGTTCAAGGAAGGGATGCGTCCGTTCATCGACTCGCTGGCCGGCGGAGAGGACGTGCGCCTCTCGATCGCGAGCGAGGACGGCCTGGCGCGCGTGCTGGAGGCTTGGTCGCACGGCGCGGCGGCTTGGACGGAACGAAGAAAGGCGTATTTACGATATTAG
- the nagZ gene encoding beta-N-acetylhexosaminidase → MRRVNEETLLSRMTLRDKIGQMLLVGFHGTDVPEELRSLITEGRIGGVILFARNVESPAQVARLTASLQRAAAEAGVPPLWISIDQEGGMVARLTEGVALMPGNMALGATDDPSLAYEAALVAGLELCALGINMNYAPVLDVNNNPANPVIGVRSYGESPERVAAFGAEAIRGYSASGVAATAKHFPGHGDTSVDSHLDLPLVGHDRERLDRVELAPFRRAIEAGVDLIMTAHVRFPAIEPNGLPATLSTAVLTGLLREELGFDGVITTDCMEMKAIADHYGTREAAVLTVAAGADQVLVSHTVELQRGALAAIEAAVADGRIPPERIEAAARRSLRLKAARGVLTASGAPAASFDEVGSEAHLAVARDISERSVTLVRNERGALPLQDARTLVVTVAAVAQTIADEAVRASAGLGAALASLGLDCRDEVVDSAPSEARIAALAALAREGGWAQLVVGVYNAAFHPAQARLVRELQATGLPLVVAALRNPYDLALFPDVDGYVAVYENRPLSLMSAAKALLGRIPFRGALPVSLGDAYPAGWRGETR, encoded by the coding sequence ATGAGGCGAGTGAACGAGGAGACGCTGCTCTCGCGGATGACGCTGCGGGACAAGATCGGTCAGATGCTGCTTGTCGGCTTCCACGGGACGGACGTTCCGGAGGAGCTGCGGTCGCTCATTACGGAAGGGAGAATCGGCGGCGTCATCCTGTTCGCGCGCAACGTCGAATCCCCGGCGCAGGTGGCGCGGCTGACCGCCTCGCTGCAGCGCGCCGCGGCGGAGGCGGGCGTGCCGCCGCTGTGGATCTCGATCGACCAGGAAGGCGGCATGGTCGCGCGGCTGACGGAGGGCGTGGCGCTTATGCCCGGCAACATGGCGCTCGGCGCGACCGACGACCCGTCGCTCGCGTACGAGGCGGCGCTCGTCGCCGGCCTAGAGCTGTGCGCGCTCGGCATTAACATGAACTACGCCCCGGTGCTCGACGTGAACAACAATCCGGCGAATCCGGTCATTGGCGTCCGCTCGTACGGCGAGTCGCCGGAGCGCGTCGCCGCGTTCGGCGCCGAGGCGATCCGCGGGTATTCGGCGTCCGGAGTGGCGGCCACGGCGAAGCACTTCCCCGGCCATGGGGATACGAGCGTCGATTCGCATCTCGATCTGCCTCTCGTCGGGCATGACCGAGAGCGGCTCGACCGGGTCGAGCTGGCGCCGTTCCGGCGGGCGATCGAAGCGGGCGTGGATTTGATCATGACCGCGCACGTCCGCTTCCCCGCGATCGAGCCGAACGGGCTGCCCGCGACGCTGTCGACGGCGGTGCTGACGGGCCTGCTCCGCGAGGAGCTCGGCTTCGACGGCGTCATCACGACGGATTGCATGGAGATGAAGGCGATCGCGGACCATTACGGCACGCGCGAAGCGGCGGTGCTTACCGTCGCGGCCGGCGCCGATCAGGTGCTCGTCAGCCACACGGTCGAGCTGCAGCGCGGCGCGCTGGCGGCGATCGAAGCCGCGGTAGCGGACGGGCGCATCCCGCCGGAGCGCATCGAAGCGGCCGCGCGGCGGTCGCTGCGGCTGAAGGCGGCGCGCGGCGTGCTGACCGCGTCGGGGGCACCGGCGGCGTCCTTCGACGAGGTGGGAAGCGAGGCGCATCTTGCCGTCGCCCGCGACATCAGCGAGCGCAGCGTCACGCTCGTGCGCAACGAGCGCGGCGCGCTGCCGTTGCAGGACGCGCGGACGCTCGTCGTCACCGTCGCGGCGGTCGCGCAGACGATCGCGGACGAGGCGGTGCGCGCGTCCGCCGGTCTCGGCGCCGCGCTGGCGTCGCTCGGGCTCGATTGCCGCGACGAAGTCGTCGACTCCGCTCCTTCGGAGGCGCGGATCGCCGCCCTCGCGGCGCTCGCCCGCGAAGGCGGCTGGGCGCAGCTCGTCGTAGGCGTCTATAACGCCGCCTTCCATCCCGCGCAGGCGCGCCTCGTGCGCGAGCTGCAGGCGACGGGCCTCCCGCTCGTCGTCGCGGCGCTGCGCAATCCGTACGATCTCGCGCTGTTCCCGGACGTCGACGGGTACGTCGCCGTCTACGAGAACCGGCCGCTGTCGCTCATGAGCGCGGCGAAGGCGCTGCTTGGCCGGATCCCGTTCCGCGGCGCCCTGCCGGTGTCGCTCGGCGACGCGTACCCGGCCGGCTGGCGAGGGGAGACCCGATGA
- a CDS encoding anhydro-N-acetylmuramic acid kinase gives MIGAYTSKPSRLVVGLMSGTSLDGIDAAVVRLSGSGLATKTELVHYESRPYDDKTRERLKDLCTVERSDVAAVCGMNFRLANLFADVAIDAVAGAGLTMDDIDLISSHGQTVWHIPADTPGDAFLPRSTLQIGDLSVLAKRTGALVVGDFRPADMAVGGQGAPLAPYGDFLLFRSETVGRLLQNVGGIGNCAALPAAARPEDVFAFDTGPGNMVIDQAVFRLSSGARTFDDGGAWAASGRPDESLVDELMRHPYFDLPPPKSTGREVFGKAYTEAFLEAARARGLSDADIVATATAFTARTIAHAYRRDVFPRCEIGEVIITGGGAHNRTLLRMLAELLPEQRVTNSRALGFDDDAKEAIIFAMLGNDFLYGVANNLPSATGASRPTVMGKLALPW, from the coding sequence ATGATCGGCGCCTACACGTCGAAGCCGTCTCGGCTCGTCGTCGGTCTCATGTCCGGCACGTCGCTCGACGGCATCGACGCGGCGGTCGTCCGGCTTTCGGGCAGCGGCCTCGCGACGAAGACGGAGCTCGTCCATTACGAGAGCCGTCCCTACGACGATAAGACGCGCGAGCGGCTGAAGGACCTGTGCACGGTGGAGCGCTCCGACGTCGCCGCCGTCTGCGGCATGAACTTCCGGCTCGCGAATCTCTTCGCGGACGTGGCGATCGACGCGGTCGCCGGCGCCGGGCTGACGATGGACGACATCGACCTGATCTCGTCGCATGGCCAGACCGTCTGGCATATCCCGGCCGATACGCCGGGCGACGCCTTCCTGCCGCGGTCGACGCTGCAGATCGGCGATCTGTCGGTGCTCGCGAAGCGCACCGGCGCGCTCGTCGTCGGCGACTTCCGGCCGGCGGACATGGCGGTCGGCGGCCAAGGGGCGCCGCTCGCGCCGTACGGCGACTTCCTCTTGTTCCGAAGCGAAACGGTCGGCCGCCTGCTGCAAAACGTCGGCGGCATCGGCAACTGCGCCGCGCTGCCGGCCGCGGCGCGCCCGGAGGACGTCTTCGCGTTCGACACCGGACCCGGCAACATGGTCATCGACCAAGCCGTCTTCCGGCTGTCGAGCGGCGCGCGGACGTTCGACGACGGCGGCGCTTGGGCGGCTTCGGGCCGCCCCGACGAATCGCTCGTCGACGAGCTGATGCGCCATCCGTACTTCGACCTGCCGCCGCCGAAGTCGACCGGCCGCGAGGTGTTCGGCAAGGCGTATACGGAAGCGTTCCTGGAGGCGGCGCGCGCGAGGGGGCTGAGCGACGCGGACATCGTCGCGACGGCGACGGCGTTCACGGCGCGCACGATCGCGCACGCATACCGCCGGGACGTCTTCCCTCGCTGCGAGATCGGCGAAGTCATAATCACCGGCGGCGGCGCGCATAACCGGACGCTGCTCCGCATGCTGGCGGAGCTGCTTCCCGAGCAGCGCGTCACGAATTCGCGCGCGCTCGGCTTCGACGACGACGCCAAGGAAGCGATCATCTTCGCGATGCTCGGCAACGACTTCCTGTACGGCGTCGCGAACAACCTGCCGTCCGCGACCGGCGCGAGCCGTCCGACCGTCATGGGCAAGCTTGCGCTCCCTTGGTGA
- a CDS encoding 2-phosphosulfolactate phosphatase: MEINILQLIEGAKQARGLTVVIDVFRAFSTACYVTERGAYRIVPVGDIETAYRLKRDNPSYILMGERGGVIQPGFDFGNSPTHAERADFTGLTVVHTTSAGTQGIANAGGADEVVTGSFVNAGAIVRYIRERKPERVSLVCMGLGAKSPADEDTLCAEYIKNELEGKPNDFERIVRHLREGEGRTGSFMDLEGEVSERSAPKSDFEKCLDLDRFSFVLKVEPFEEGLKQLRKIEVAP, encoded by the coding sequence ATGGAAATCAACATCTTGCAGCTGATCGAAGGCGCGAAGCAGGCGAGAGGACTGACGGTCGTCATCGACGTGTTCCGCGCGTTCTCGACGGCTTGCTACGTGACCGAACGCGGCGCCTACCGGATCGTGCCGGTCGGCGACATCGAGACCGCCTATCGGTTGAAGCGCGACAATCCGTCCTACATTCTTATGGGCGAGCGCGGCGGCGTCATTCAGCCCGGCTTCGACTTCGGCAATTCGCCGACGCACGCGGAGCGGGCCGACTTCACGGGACTTACGGTCGTGCATACGACGAGCGCGGGCACGCAGGGCATCGCGAACGCGGGCGGAGCCGACGAGGTCGTCACCGGCAGCTTCGTGAACGCGGGAGCGATCGTGCGCTACATCCGGGAACGCAAGCCGGAGCGGGTCTCGCTCGTATGCATGGGGCTGGGCGCGAAGTCGCCGGCGGACGAGGACACGTTGTGCGCCGAGTACATCAAGAACGAACTGGAGGGCAAGCCGAACGACTTCGAGCGCATCGTCCGCCACTTGCGCGAAGGCGAAGGCCGCACCGGCAGCTTCATGGATCTCGAGGGGGAAGTCTCGGAGCGGTCCGCCCCGAAATCCGATTTCGAGAAATGTCTCGACCTCGACCGCTTCTCCTTCGTCTTGAAGGTCGAGCCGTTCGAAGAGGGCCTGAAGCAGCTTCGGAAAATCGAGGTGGCTCCATAG
- a CDS encoding extracellular solute-binding protein, giving the protein MANKLGLSLLAAATVFTMVGCTQGGGDSGTGTESSDSSGTQSITYTFGRNFSATNENVAKLEAATGETLEDNRWTRLFKEQLGVTVKYQMLSDSTAYDQKFKLAMASADLPDIFQVTQAADMKQLMEAGAIEELGPLFETHGSDLLKSIVLSETDRVFEPATYDGKIYGIPMKMPSTNGYNHLWIREDWLTKLGLERPKTIDDVYKIAVAFAKNDPDGNGQADTFGLQIDNNFRYNMQGLFWAFGAYPLNWIEKDGKAVRGVVQPEMKDALNLLQKMYNEGLLDKEFGTKDNAKSMESVVSGKTGMFYGPHWMAYTAKKTVDNDPNAKWITVPLPTATGAPAAIPLKIAADGWMAVKKGTKSPENLIKMMNIHVEHLFGEKGDFTKYFTDSEHGISDIWLMTPAYLLDPMIDLQAHLDIKKAIADGTTDQLTGSGKGFWELMQAGDWAIGMMFGPEDTPFDYVGQTYPDQVVWDAYLGAPTPTEIERGSSMDELVVTTLTSIIQNKTPVGEGFDNMVKEWNALGGEQVTKEVNEALGK; this is encoded by the coding sequence ATGGCGAACAAATTGGGGTTGTCTTTATTGGCCGCGGCAACGGTATTTACGATGGTCGGGTGTACGCAGGGCGGCGGCGATTCCGGCACGGGTACCGAATCCTCGGATTCGTCCGGGACGCAATCGATCACCTATACGTTCGGCCGTAACTTCAGCGCGACGAACGAGAACGTGGCCAAGCTGGAAGCGGCCACGGGCGAGACGCTGGAAGACAACCGGTGGACGCGCCTGTTCAAAGAACAACTCGGCGTGACGGTCAAATACCAGATGTTGTCCGACAGCACCGCGTACGATCAGAAGTTTAAGCTGGCGATGGCTTCGGCCGATCTGCCGGACATCTTCCAAGTGACGCAAGCCGCGGACATGAAGCAGCTGATGGAAGCGGGGGCGATCGAGGAGCTGGGGCCGCTCTTCGAGACGCACGGATCGGATTTGCTGAAGAGCATCGTGTTAAGCGAGACGGATCGCGTCTTCGAGCCCGCGACGTATGACGGCAAAATCTACGGCATTCCGATGAAGATGCCCTCGACGAACGGATACAATCACCTGTGGATTCGCGAGGATTGGCTGACGAAGCTCGGCCTCGAGCGGCCGAAGACGATAGACGACGTGTATAAGATCGCCGTCGCCTTCGCGAAGAACGATCCGGACGGCAACGGCCAAGCGGATACGTTCGGGCTGCAGATCGACAACAACTTCCGCTATAACATGCAGGGCTTGTTCTGGGCGTTCGGCGCGTACCCGCTCAATTGGATCGAGAAGGACGGCAAGGCCGTTCGCGGGGTCGTCCAACCTGAGATGAAGGACGCGCTCAACCTGCTTCAGAAGATGTACAACGAAGGACTGCTCGACAAGGAGTTCGGCACGAAGGATAACGCCAAGTCGATGGAATCCGTCGTGTCCGGCAAGACGGGCATGTTCTACGGTCCGCACTGGATGGCGTACACGGCGAAGAAGACCGTCGATAACGACCCGAACGCGAAGTGGATTACGGTGCCGCTGCCGACGGCGACGGGAGCGCCGGCCGCGATCCCGCTCAAGATCGCCGCGGACGGATGGATGGCCGTGAAGAAGGGGACGAAGAGCCCCGAAAACTTGATCAAGATGATGAACATTCACGTGGAGCATCTCTTCGGGGAGAAAGGGGACTTCACGAAGTATTTCACGGACAGCGAGCACGGCATCTCGGACATCTGGTTGATGACGCCGGCGTATTTGCTCGATCCGATGATCGATCTGCAGGCGCATCTGGACATTAAGAAGGCGATCGCGGACGGGACGACGGATCAGCTGACCGGCTCCGGCAAAGGCTTCTGGGAGCTGATGCAAGCGGGCGATTGGGCGATCGGCATGATGTTCGGGCCGGAAGATACGCCGTTCGACTACGTCGGTCAAACGTATCCGGATCAAGTCGTATGGGATGCGTATCTCGGGGCCCCGACGCCGACCGAGATCGAGCGCGGCAGCTCGATGGATGAGCTCGTCGTCACGACGTTGACGAGCATCATCCAGAACAAGACGCCCGTCGGCGAAGGCTTCGACAACATGGTCAAAGAGTGGAACGCCTTGGGAGGCGAGCAAGTGACCAAGGAAGTGAACGAAGCGTTAGGCAAATAA
- a CDS encoding ABC transporter permease, producing MVLPGLAFVLIFAYLPMVGVAIAFQNFIPLKGLFGQDWIGLKNFEYVFSMPNIWIVVRNTLFIASMKIVAGLVVPISFALLLNEVRLVLFKRVAQTIIYFPYFLSWIILGGIMIDILSPSGGIVNAFLGVLGIDPIYFLGENAWFPYTMVISDVWKTFGFSTVVYLAAITSIDPSLYEAAAVDGAGRWKQTWHVTLPGMHMIIVLLMVLSLGTVLDAGFDQIFNLYSPQVYESGDIIDTMVYRMGLMQAQYGPSTAVGLLKSVVSFILISTSYLIAYRFFSYRLF from the coding sequence ATGGTTTTGCCGGGGCTCGCGTTCGTCTTGATCTTCGCTTACCTCCCCATGGTCGGCGTCGCCATCGCGTTCCAAAATTTCATACCGCTCAAGGGCTTGTTCGGACAAGATTGGATCGGTCTCAAAAATTTCGAGTATGTGTTTTCGATGCCGAACATCTGGATTGTCGTGCGGAACACGTTGTTCATCGCTTCGATGAAGATCGTCGCCGGTCTCGTCGTGCCGATCTCGTTCGCCCTGCTTCTTAACGAAGTGCGGCTCGTATTGTTTAAGCGCGTCGCTCAGACGATCATTTACTTCCCGTATTTCTTGTCGTGGATCATCCTCGGCGGAATCATGATCGACATCTTGTCCCCCTCGGGCGGCATCGTCAACGCCTTCTTGGGCGTGCTCGGCATCGACCCGATTTACTTCCTGGGCGAAAACGCATGGTTCCCGTATACGATGGTCATCTCCGACGTATGGAAGACGTTCGGCTTCAGCACCGTCGTCTACTTGGCCGCGATCACCAGCATCGACCCGTCCTTGTACGAGGCGGCGGCCGTCGACGGCGCGGGACGGTGGAAGCAGACCTGGCACGTGACGCTGCCGGGCATGCATATGATCATCGTGCTCCTGATGGTGCTCAGCCTCGGGACGGTGCTGGACGCCGGCTTCGATCAAATTTTCAACCTGTACAGTCCGCAAGTGTACGAGTCCGGCGACATTATCGACACGATGGTGTACCGAATGGGCCTGATGCAAGCGCAATACGGACCGTCGACCGCCGTCGGCCTGCTGAAATCGGTGGTGTCTTTCATCCTTATTTCAACCTCGTATTTGATTGCGTATCGCTTCTTCAGCTACAGACTGTTCTAA
- a CDS encoding carbohydrate ABC transporter permease, translating into MLARQTRGQKIFNVFNLFFLTLVCVLCLFPFIHVAALSLSENSAVSGGLVKLWPVRFTTEPYSYVLERKAFWTAFGVTIQRAALGTALNVLLVLLLAYPLSKTREKFRMRSTYVWIFFFTMLFNGGLIPTYILIKELGLLDTIWALVLPGAVTVFNVILMLNFFRQVPEELEDAANIDGASHWRTLWQIYVPVSTPAIATITLFCVVGHWNAWFDGLIYMRDASNYPLQSYLQTIVVSFDFQTMTATEAERLAKLNDRSVKAAQMIVAAIPILLVYPFLQKYFVSGIRLGSVKG; encoded by the coding sequence ATGTTAGCCAGACAAACGCGGGGCCAGAAAATATTCAACGTTTTCAACTTGTTCTTCCTGACCTTGGTCTGCGTGCTGTGCCTGTTTCCGTTCATCCATGTCGCGGCGTTGTCGCTCAGCGAAAACTCCGCCGTGTCCGGGGGCTTGGTCAAGCTGTGGCCGGTTCGCTTCACGACGGAGCCTTATTCGTACGTATTGGAACGGAAAGCGTTTTGGACGGCTTTCGGCGTCACGATCCAGCGGGCCGCGCTCGGCACCGCGCTGAACGTTCTGTTGGTGCTTCTCCTCGCCTATCCGCTGTCCAAGACGAGGGAGAAGTTTCGCATGCGTTCGACGTACGTGTGGATTTTCTTCTTCACCATGCTGTTTAACGGCGGATTGATCCCGACGTATATTTTGATCAAAGAGCTCGGTCTGCTGGACACGATTTGGGCGCTCGTGCTGCCCGGAGCGGTCACGGTGTTCAACGTCATCCTCATGCTGAACTTCTTCCGCCAGGTGCCGGAGGAGCTGGAGGACGCCGCGAACATCGACGGAGCGAGCCATTGGCGTACGCTGTGGCAAATATACGTGCCCGTCTCGACGCCGGCGATCGCGACCATTACGCTGTTTTGCGTCGTCGGCCATTGGAACGCCTGGTTCGACGGGCTCATCTACATGAGGGACGCGTCGAACTATCCGCTGCAGAGCTATCTGCAGACGATCGTCGTCAGCTTCGACTTCCAGACGATGACGGCGACGGAAGCGGAGCGGCTCGCGAAGCTGAACGACCGTTCCGTTAAAGCCGCGCAGATGATCGTCGCCGCGATCCCGATCCTGCTCGTGTATCCGTTCCTGCAGAAATATTTCGTCAGCGGCATTCGTCTGGGCAGCGTCAAGGGATAA
- a CDS encoding GntR family transcriptional regulator, protein MKVKTLKEKAYDEIRRLILRGELKAGEFLTENSLVERLKMSRTPIRAAIERLDADGHLTYIPNRGIFVSEMTIDKVIDFYDFRMAIESHVVKKLAARPLQADEIAWFRDNLRRQNECIAAKDNHAFTVEDSAFHRQLTAIYGNKEILLTMERLQDKLYRIALNVLQKDSDRVQVSYEDHVSIFENILEGKVEDAADRMTQHLEFGKRILVY, encoded by the coding sequence ATGAAGGTCAAAACGCTAAAAGAAAAAGCCTACGACGAGATCCGCCGACTCATCCTGCGCGGCGAGCTCAAAGCCGGCGAATTTCTTACCGAGAACTCCTTAGTCGAACGACTGAAGATGAGCCGAACGCCGATCCGAGCCGCCATCGAACGGTTGGATGCGGACGGACACCTCACCTATATTCCGAATCGCGGCATCTTCGTGTCGGAGATGACGATCGATAAGGTCATCGACTTCTACGATTTCCGGATGGCCATCGAATCCCATGTCGTTAAGAAGCTGGCGGCTCGCCCGCTGCAAGCGGACGAAATCGCCTGGTTTCGGGATAACCTGCGCCGCCAGAACGAATGCATCGCCGCCAAGGACAACCATGCGTTCACGGTCGAGGATTCCGCTTTCCACAGACAGCTGACGGCGATCTACGGAAACAAGGAAATTCTGCTGACGATGGAGCGTCTTCAGGATAAGCTGTATCGGATCGCGTTGAACGTGCTCCAGAAGGACAGCGACCGGGTGCAGGTGTCGTACGAGGACCACGTCTCCATTTTCGAAAACATTCTGGAGGGGAAGGTCGAAGACGCCGCGGATAGGATGACGCAGCACCTGGAATTCGGGAAACGAATCCTCGTCTATTGA
- a CDS encoding phosphogluconate dehydrogenase C-terminal domain-containing protein — protein MTNIMLIGAGGKMGCRIADNLKDTHDVLYVENGEQGIRNLADRGLTPTPWEEAAPVADVAVLAVSDAAIGGVAGSLVPQLRTGATVVLLDPAAAYLGQLPKREDISYFVCHPCHPPVFNDETDPAAKRDYFGGVKAKQAIVCALLQGPEERYEQGEALAKAMFAPVMRSHRITLEQMAMLEPTMAETIGSMMVTVLGEAMEEAIRRGVPYEAAKDFMMGHINVQLAIVFEKVNPFSDACLVAIEYGKRHIIKDGWKDLYEPERLREQIDVMLHPEKLKESARS, from the coding sequence ATGACGAACATAATGCTCATCGGCGCCGGCGGGAAAATGGGCTGCCGCATCGCCGATAATCTCAAGGACACGCACGACGTGCTCTACGTGGAGAACGGGGAGCAGGGCATTCGGAATCTCGCGGACAGGGGCTTGACGCCGACGCCGTGGGAAGAGGCGGCCCCGGTCGCGGACGTCGCGGTGTTGGCCGTCTCCGACGCGGCGATCGGCGGCGTCGCCGGCAGTCTGGTGCCGCAGCTGCGGACGGGGGCGACGGTCGTGCTGCTGGACCCGGCGGCCGCGTATCTCGGCCAGCTGCCGAAGCGCGAGGACATCTCCTACTTCGTGTGCCATCCGTGTCATCCGCCGGTGTTCAACGACGAGACGGACCCGGCGGCGAAGAGGGATTACTTCGGCGGCGTCAAGGCGAAGCAGGCGATCGTCTGCGCGCTGCTGCAGGGGCCGGAGGAACGTTACGAGCAAGGCGAAGCGCTGGCGAAGGCGATGTTCGCGCCGGTCATGCGCTCCCACCGGATCACGTTGGAGCAGATGGCGATGCTGGAGCCGACGATGGCGGAGACGATCGGCTCCATGATGGTGACGGTGCTCGGCGAGGCGATGGAGGAGGCGATCCGGCGCGGCGTACCGTACGAAGCGGCGAAGGATTTCATGATGGGGCATATCAACGTCCAGCTGGCGATCGTGTTCGAGAAGGTCAACCCGTTCTCGGACGCTTGCCTCGTGGCGATCGAGTACGGCAAGCGTCATATCATCAAGGACGGTTGGAAGGACCTATACGAGCCGGAGCGGCTGCGCGAGCAGATCGACGTCATGCTTCACCCGGAAAAGCTGAAGGAGTCCGCAAGATCCTAG